From Halobacillus sp. Marseille-Q1614, the proteins below share one genomic window:
- a CDS encoding Fur family transcriptional regulator — protein MKLESALQKLKSSGYKKTRQRERILEIFIEHDQYIAAKSILKKIQKDFPGVSYDTVYRNLYLLTEEEILESTELNGEKHFRMGCDTKGHHHHFICTDCGKTKSINFCPMESINENLQGYDVENHKFEIYGKCPFCS, from the coding sequence ATGAAACTAGAATCGGCTTTACAAAAGTTAAAAAGCAGCGGATATAAGAAAACAAGGCAAAGGGAAAGAATATTAGAGATTTTTATTGAGCATGATCAATATATTGCAGCGAAATCAATATTAAAAAAGATTCAGAAGGATTTCCCGGGAGTCAGTTATGATACGGTTTACCGTAATTTATATCTGCTCACAGAGGAAGAAATCCTTGAATCTACAGAGCTTAATGGGGAAAAACATTTTCGTATGGGCTGCGATACAAAAGGTCACCATCATCACTTTATCTGCACCGATTGCGGAAAGACCAAGTCCATTAATTTTTGTCCGATGGAGAGTATTAACGAGAACCTCCAAGGCTATGATGTTGAAAATCATA